From one Nocardioides scoriae genomic stretch:
- a CDS encoding Gfo/Idh/MocA family protein, whose product MTTTHGETIGWGVLAPGRIARNFVKDLLLLPDARLVASGSRSLERAQAFADEFGGRAHGSYAELVADPEVDVVYVASPHAFHEEHVMLALDAGKAVLCEKAMTLDAASTQRLFDAAAERGLFLMEAMWMATNPLVRKVCALLGTPEEPGPYGVPKQVHADLGFVVDRDPSDRLLDPAQGGGALLDMGVYPLTFAHLVLGEPERVVGVGALSERGIDLDVSIAGLYPHGATAALSSSLTSNSTRSATIATTTGSFELGRNFHSPTRVRWTAYDGKTELEGRWIELVPGEDEALVGRGYGNEAMEVHRCLRAGATTSALVPPEQTVSLMRQMDDLLAQLGVRYDR is encoded by the coding sequence ATGACCACGACGCACGGCGAGACCATCGGCTGGGGCGTGCTCGCCCCCGGGCGCATCGCCCGCAACTTCGTCAAGGACCTGCTGCTGCTCCCCGACGCCCGCCTGGTCGCCAGCGGCTCGCGGTCGCTGGAGCGGGCCCAGGCCTTCGCCGACGAGTTCGGCGGCCGTGCCCACGGCAGCTACGCGGAGCTGGTGGCCGACCCCGAGGTCGACGTCGTCTACGTCGCCTCCCCCCACGCCTTCCACGAGGAGCACGTGATGCTGGCGCTCGACGCCGGCAAGGCCGTGCTGTGCGAGAAGGCGATGACGCTCGACGCCGCGTCCACCCAGCGGCTCTTCGACGCCGCCGCCGAGCGCGGGCTGTTCCTCATGGAGGCCATGTGGATGGCCACCAACCCGCTGGTCCGCAAGGTCTGCGCGCTGCTCGGCACCCCCGAGGAGCCGGGCCCGTACGGCGTGCCGAAGCAGGTCCACGCCGACCTGGGCTTCGTCGTCGACCGGGACCCCTCCGACCGGCTGCTGGACCCCGCGCAGGGCGGCGGCGCGCTGCTCGACATGGGCGTCTACCCGCTCACCTTCGCCCACCTGGTGCTCGGGGAGCCCGAGCGCGTGGTCGGCGTGGGGGCGCTCTCCGAGCGCGGGATCGACCTCGACGTGTCGATCGCCGGGCTCTACCCCCACGGGGCGACGGCTGCCCTGTCGTCCTCGCTCACCTCCAACTCGACCCGGTCGGCGACGATCGCCACGACCACCGGCTCCTTCGAGCTCGGTCGCAACTTCCACTCCCCCACGCGGGTCCGCTGGACGGCGTACGACGGGAAGACGGAGCTCGAGGGCCGCTGGATCGAGCTCGTGCCCGGGGAGGACGAGGCCCTGGTCGGACGCGGCTACGGCAACGAGGCGATGGAGGTGCACCGCTGCCTGCGCGCCGGCGCCACCACCAGC
- a CDS encoding DUF3263 domain-containing protein — translation MVASPAHSSSEPEGAREISERDAAMLDFERQWWKYAGAKEQAVRDNFDMSSTRYYQVLNALIDRPEALAHDPLLVRRLRRLRATRQRQRSARRLGFDVSE, via the coding sequence ATGGTCGCCAGCCCCGCTCACAGCAGCTCCGAGCCCGAGGGCGCCCGGGAGATCAGCGAGCGCGACGCCGCGATGCTGGACTTCGAGCGGCAGTGGTGGAAGTACGCCGGCGCCAAGGAGCAGGCCGTCCGCGACAACTTCGACATGTCCTCGACGCGCTACTACCAGGTGCTCAACGCCCTCATCGACCGTCCCGAGGCGCTGGCCCACGACCCCCTGCTCGTGCGTCGCCTCCGCCGGCTGCGCGCCACCCGCCAGCGGCAGCGGTCGGCCCGCCGCCTCGGCTTCGACGTCTCGGAGTGA
- a CDS encoding LytR C-terminal domain-containing protein has product MSLPPRAPRSRDERGVVLSTRLLALCISAVAMAGLVYLANDPDEVRPDQATAVRSTPSATPSPSATVAPSTAPLTRKPTPVKPAETYVVVFNNTRTAGLAGTVAEKAKVAGWNVVGSDNWYGTVDGTSVYYPPRLKQAAEALGRDLGITRLKPSEEPMQFDRLTVILTDDYS; this is encoded by the coding sequence ATGTCCCTTCCCCCTCGTGCCCCTCGCTCCCGCGACGAGCGCGGCGTCGTGCTGTCCACGCGCCTGCTCGCGCTGTGCATCTCGGCGGTCGCCATGGCCGGCCTGGTCTACCTGGCCAACGACCCCGACGAGGTCCGCCCCGACCAGGCCACCGCCGTGCGCAGCACCCCGAGCGCGACGCCCTCGCCCAGCGCCACCGTCGCCCCCTCGACCGCGCCGCTGACCAGGAAGCCGACGCCGGTGAAGCCGGCCGAGACCTACGTCGTGGTCTTCAACAACACCCGCACCGCCGGCCTGGCCGGCACGGTCGCCGAGAAGGCCAAGGTCGCCGGCTGGAACGTCGTGGGCTCCGACAACTGGTACGGCACCGTCGACGGCACCAGCGTCTACTACCCGCCGCGGCTCAAGCAGGCCGCCGAGGCCCTGGGCCGCGACCTGGGCATCACCCGGCTCAAGCCGTCCGAGGAGCCCATGCAGTTCGACCGCCTCACGGTCATCCTCACCGACGACTACAGCTGA
- the otsB gene encoding trehalose-phosphatase, whose translation MDFSSVAGEQQYAAVVRAASDLVVGLDFDGTLAPIVDDPENAHIHPDAPQVLVDLAEQVRAVAVVTGRPARQVLALGGLEEVGNEIGDHGRELFVLGQYGNERWTSVERRVISPKPPRGLATFTSGLPRLLRRADAGDAWIEEKGLAVAVHTRRLEDPEAAYERLLPLLTEQARAHDLDVEPGRSVIEVRAHGMHKGASVHRLVAELGARAVVFGGDDLGDVEAFKAVEELRGQGMPGLLLCSASEEENVLADRADVVVAGPGGILEALRELTADIRDARV comes from the coding sequence ATGGACTTCAGCTCGGTCGCCGGTGAGCAGCAGTACGCCGCGGTGGTCCGGGCCGCCTCCGACCTCGTCGTCGGGCTGGACTTCGACGGCACCCTGGCGCCGATCGTCGACGACCCCGAGAACGCCCACATCCACCCCGACGCCCCGCAGGTCCTGGTCGACCTCGCCGAGCAGGTCCGCGCGGTGGCCGTGGTCACCGGACGCCCCGCCCGCCAGGTGCTCGCCCTCGGCGGCCTCGAGGAGGTCGGCAACGAGATCGGCGACCACGGCCGCGAGCTGTTCGTGCTCGGCCAGTACGGCAACGAGCGCTGGACCTCGGTCGAGCGGCGGGTGATCTCGCCCAAGCCGCCCCGCGGCCTGGCCACCTTCACCAGCGGGCTGCCGCGGCTGCTGCGCCGCGCGGACGCGGGGGACGCCTGGATCGAGGAGAAGGGGCTCGCCGTCGCGGTCCACACCCGCCGGCTCGAGGACCCGGAGGCGGCGTACGAGCGGCTGCTCCCGCTGCTGACCGAGCAGGCGCGCGCCCACGACCTCGATGTCGAGCCCGGGCGCTCGGTGATCGAGGTGCGTGCGCACGGCATGCACAAGGGCGCCTCGGTGCACCGGCTGGTGGCCGAGCTCGGGGCGAGGGCCGTGGTGTTCGGCGGTGACGACCTCGGCGACGTCGAGGCGTTCAAGGCCGTCGAGGAGCTGCGCGGGCAGGGGATGCCCGGCCTGCTGCTGTGCTCGGCCTCGGAGGAGGAGAACGTCCTCGCCGACCGCGCCGACGTCGTCGTGGCGGGACCCGGCGGCATCCTGGAGGCGCTGCGCGAGCTCACGGCCGACATCCGCGACGCCCGCGTCTGA
- the thrC gene encoding threonine synthase produces MADATPGDGLREGAFGNATGLACRECGHQVALGPHYACPECFGPLEVAYAFPAVTREQIEAGPRNIWRYKALLPVPDDIEQSRNMEPGFTRLLKADNLGRELGIDHLWVKDDSTNPTNSFKDRVVACALSAAVEFHSKVFACPSTGNLANAVAAAGARAGIRTVVFIPSNLEKPKQVNSAVYTDSLVAVNGNYDDVNRLASEIAGEEEGWAFVNVNVRPFYAEGSKTLGYEIAEQLGWRLPDQIVIPVASGSQLTKVHKAFQELISLGLVEDKPYRVFGAQATGCSPVSVAYKAGTDAIRPVKPDTIAKSLAIGNPADGIYVLDICRETGGAVEDITDDEVRAGILLLARHEGIFTETAGGTTIGVLKKLVDTGQLDPTLDTVVINTGMGLKTLDAISDQVGPAATIEPSYAAFTGSGVL; encoded by the coding sequence ATCGCCGACGCCACGCCCGGCGACGGACTGCGCGAGGGAGCCTTCGGCAACGCCACCGGGCTGGCCTGCCGCGAGTGCGGCCACCAGGTCGCGCTGGGTCCCCACTACGCCTGTCCGGAGTGCTTCGGGCCGCTCGAGGTCGCCTACGCCTTCCCGGCCGTCACCCGCGAGCAGATCGAGGCCGGCCCCCGCAACATCTGGCGCTACAAGGCGCTGCTGCCGGTGCCCGACGACATCGAGCAGAGCCGCAACATGGAGCCCGGCTTCACCCGCCTGCTCAAGGCCGACAACCTCGGCCGCGAGCTCGGCATCGACCACCTGTGGGTCAAGGACGACTCGACCAACCCCACCAACTCCTTCAAGGACCGGGTGGTGGCGTGCGCGCTGAGCGCCGCCGTGGAGTTCCACAGCAAGGTCTTCGCCTGCCCCTCCACCGGCAACCTGGCCAACGCCGTCGCCGCCGCGGGCGCCCGGGCCGGCATCCGCACGGTGGTGTTCATCCCCAGCAACCTCGAGAAGCCGAAGCAGGTCAACTCGGCCGTCTACACCGACTCGCTGGTCGCCGTGAACGGCAACTACGACGACGTCAACCGGCTCGCCTCGGAGATCGCCGGCGAGGAGGAGGGCTGGGCGTTCGTCAACGTCAACGTGCGCCCCTTCTACGCCGAGGGCTCCAAGACGCTCGGCTACGAGATCGCCGAGCAGCTCGGCTGGCGGCTCCCCGACCAGATCGTCATCCCCGTCGCCTCGGGCTCGCAGCTGACCAAGGTGCACAAGGCCTTCCAGGAGCTCATCTCCCTCGGCCTGGTCGAGGACAAGCCCTACCGCGTCTTCGGTGCGCAGGCCACCGGCTGCTCGCCCGTCTCGGTCGCCTACAAGGCCGGCACCGACGCCATCCGCCCGGTCAAGCCCGACACGATCGCCAAGAGCCTGGCTATCGGCAACCCGGCTGACGGCATCTACGTGCTCGACATCTGCCGCGAGACCGGCGGTGCCGTCGAGGACATCACCGACGACGAGGTCCGCGCGGGCATCCTGCTGCTGGCCCGCCACGAGGGCATCTTCACCGAGACCGCGGGCGGCACCACGATCGGCGTGCTCAAGAAGCTGGTCGACACCGGGCAGCTCGACCCCACCCTGGACACCGTGGTGATCAACACCGGCATGGGCCTGAAGACCCTCGACGCGATCAGCGACCAGGTCGGCCCGGCCGCGACCATCGAGCCGTCGTACGCCGCCTTCACCGGCAGCGGCGTCCTCTGA
- a CDS encoding MoaD/ThiS family protein — MSVSVRIPTILRTYTGGDSEVSADGATLAEVLDDLEAHHTGIRARVLDDNGALRRFVNVYVGNDDVRFLEGLKSPTPDGTQISIIPAVAGG, encoded by the coding sequence ATGAGCGTCAGCGTCCGCATCCCCACCATCCTGCGCACCTACACCGGTGGCGACTCGGAGGTCAGCGCCGACGGCGCGACCCTGGCCGAGGTGCTCGACGACCTCGAGGCGCACCACACCGGCATCCGCGCCCGCGTGCTCGACGACAACGGCGCGCTGCGCCGCTTCGTCAACGTCTACGTCGGCAACGACGACGTGCGCTTCCTCGAGGGGCTGAAGAGCCCCACGCCCGACGGCACCCAGATCAGCATCATCCCGGCCGTCGCCGGCGGCTGA
- a CDS encoding PPOX class F420-dependent oxidoreductase has product MPRKIATNDRVERDELLDFVRPRHRAVLVTTRQDGSPQLSPVTCGVDEEGRVVISTYPKRAKVANLRRDPRTTVMIQSDDWDGPWVQLDGTAEVIDMPEAREPLVDYFRSISGEHPDWDEYRDAMQKQGKSLVRVTIERWGPIATGGFPPEHADD; this is encoded by the coding sequence ATGCCTCGCAAGATCGCCACCAACGACCGCGTCGAGCGCGACGAGCTGCTCGACTTCGTCCGCCCGCGCCACCGCGCCGTGCTCGTGACCACGCGCCAGGACGGCAGCCCCCAGCTGTCGCCGGTCACGTGCGGGGTCGACGAGGAGGGCCGGGTCGTCATCTCGACGTACCCGAAGCGGGCCAAGGTCGCCAACCTGCGCCGTGACCCCCGCACCACGGTGATGATCCAGAGCGACGACTGGGACGGGCCGTGGGTGCAGCTCGACGGCACCGCCGAGGTGATCGACATGCCGGAGGCGCGGGAGCCCCTGGTCGACTACTTCCGCAGCATCTCCGGTGAGCACCCCGACTGGGACGAGTACCGCGACGCCATGCAGAAGCAGGGCAAGTCGCTGGTCCGGGTCACCATCGAGCGGTGGGGACCGATCGCGACGGGCGGCTTCCCGCCCGAGCACGCCGACGACTGA
- a CDS encoding OsmC family protein, translating into MATHHYRLATTWTGNRGTGTSGYRDYARDVTLRSSGKPDLQGSADRPFRGDPERWNPEELLLAALSQCHLLSYLHVAVTHGVVVTDYRDDASGSMEQHGIGGRFTEVVLRPVVTVADAAHVGLATEIHAEAAAACFIASSVSFPVRHEPVTRVATAPA; encoded by the coding sequence GTGGCCACCCACCACTACCGGCTCGCCACGACCTGGACGGGCAACCGCGGCACCGGCACCAGCGGCTACCGCGACTACGCCCGCGACGTGACCCTGCGGTCGTCGGGCAAGCCCGACCTCCAGGGGTCCGCCGACCGGCCGTTCCGCGGCGACCCCGAGCGCTGGAACCCCGAGGAGCTGCTCCTGGCCGCCCTCTCGCAGTGCCACCTGCTGTCCTACCTCCACGTCGCGGTCACCCACGGGGTGGTGGTGACCGACTACCGCGACGACGCCAGCGGCTCGATGGAGCAGCACGGCATCGGAGGCCGCTTCACCGAGGTGGTGCTGCGCCCGGTGGTCACCGTCGCCGACGCCGCCCACGTCGGCCTGGCCACCGAGATCCACGCCGAGGCGGCCGCCGCCTGCTTCATCGCCTCCTCGGTGTCCTTCCCGGTGCGCCACGAGCCCGTCACCCGCGTCGCGACCGCGCCCGCCTAG
- a CDS encoding ATP-grasp domain-containing protein, which translates to MPDDTAVTADTALPVRPEVLLATCAALPGGEEWTGTHLLVPALEAVGLRARWVVWDDADVDWSQGVVAVRSTWDYETRREEFLSWAHRLPWLLNSASTFTWNTDKAYLPLLEQAGAAVVPTLLVSDESALPAAIAEVSPAEAPRAVVKPRVGAGGRGVVVFDGLDGGPSGLDEAELGPGPWVVQPLVDSIRTEGETSVFVLDGEVVSQARKVPAGDEIRVHQQYGGSTVAAEVTAEAAEVALAAVAAAESLLGERLDYARVDQMRLADGRLAVSELEVTEPSLYLDVLPGNATAFAALVARRVADAAQH; encoded by the coding sequence GTGCCCGACGACACCGCCGTCACCGCCGACACCGCCCTGCCCGTCCGCCCGGAGGTCCTGCTCGCCACGTGCGCCGCCCTCCCCGGCGGGGAGGAGTGGACCGGCACCCACCTGCTCGTCCCGGCCCTGGAGGCCGTGGGCCTGCGCGCCCGCTGGGTGGTCTGGGACGACGCCGACGTGGACTGGTCGCAGGGCGTCGTCGCCGTGCGCTCCACCTGGGACTACGAGACCCGTCGCGAGGAGTTCCTCTCCTGGGCGCACCGGCTGCCGTGGCTGCTCAACTCGGCGTCCACCTTCACCTGGAACACCGACAAGGCCTACCTGCCGCTCCTGGAGCAGGCCGGGGCGGCCGTGGTGCCCACCCTGCTGGTCTCCGACGAGTCGGCGCTGCCGGCCGCCATCGCGGAGGTCTCGCCCGCCGAGGCGCCACGGGCCGTCGTGAAGCCGCGCGTCGGTGCCGGTGGTCGCGGCGTGGTCGTCTTCGACGGCCTCGACGGCGGCCCGTCGGGCCTCGACGAGGCCGAGCTCGGCCCCGGACCGTGGGTGGTGCAGCCGCTGGTCGACTCGATCCGCACCGAGGGCGAGACCTCGGTCTTCGTCCTCGACGGCGAGGTCGTGTCGCAGGCGCGCAAGGTGCCCGCGGGCGACGAGATCCGCGTCCACCAGCAGTACGGCGGCTCCACCGTCGCCGCCGAGGTCACCGCCGAGGCCGCCGAGGTCGCGCTCGCGGCCGTCGCCGCGGCGGAGTCGCTGCTCGGGGAGCGGCTCGACTACGCCCGGGTCGACCAGATGCGCCTGGCCGACGGCCGGCTCGCGGTCAGCGAGCTCGAGGTGACCGAGCCGAGCCTCTACCTCGACGTGCTGCCCGGCAACGCCACCGCCTTCGCCGCCCTGGTGGCCCGGCGGGTGGCCGACGCGGCGCAGCACTGA
- a CDS encoding SGNH/GDSL hydrolase family protein codes for MDVRRPALAALLGAGVLGLLGGAAAGGRGLLDRQAATARTLIGKPLGEQALAADRTWRKKRGDRLELVVLGDSIAAGLGAERPRDTLGARLARKLAKRTGRAVRLRTAAVVGSESSALAAQLAALPAAYRPDLAVVVVGGNDVTHRVPVATSVAHLVACVAELQRRGAHVVVGTCPDLGVLRPVPQPLRTLAGRASRQLALAQARAVLPLGASVVSLSDAVGDHFRRDPDLMFSLDGFHPSSLGYRHAARALLPRLVDAVTGTGQLPLTTTS; via the coding sequence GTGGACGTACGCCGCCCCGCGCTCGCCGCCCTGCTCGGGGCCGGTGTCCTCGGCCTGCTCGGGGGCGCCGCGGCCGGTGGTCGCGGGCTGCTCGACCGCCAGGCGGCCACCGCCCGGACCCTGATCGGCAAGCCGCTGGGGGAGCAGGCGCTCGCCGCCGACCGGACCTGGCGCAAGAAGCGCGGCGACCGCCTCGAGCTGGTCGTCCTCGGTGACTCCATCGCCGCCGGCCTGGGCGCGGAGCGGCCGCGCGACACCCTCGGGGCCCGGCTCGCGCGCAAGCTGGCCAAGCGCACCGGGCGGGCCGTGCGGCTGCGGACCGCGGCCGTGGTCGGCTCCGAGAGCAGCGCGCTGGCGGCCCAGCTCGCGGCGCTGCCGGCGGCGTACCGCCCGGACCTGGCGGTGGTCGTGGTGGGCGGCAACGACGTCACGCACCGGGTGCCGGTGGCCACGTCGGTGGCGCACCTGGTCGCGTGCGTCGCCGAGCTGCAGCGCCGCGGCGCCCACGTCGTGGTCGGCACCTGCCCCGACCTCGGGGTGCTCCGCCCCGTGCCGCAGCCGCTGCGGACCCTGGCCGGCCGGGCCTCCCGCCAGCTGGCCCTGGCCCAGGCCCGTGCGGTGCTGCCGCTGGGCGCCTCGGTGGTCTCGCTGTCGGACGCGGTGGGCGACCACTTCCGCCGCGATCCCGACCTGATGTTCAGCCTCGACGGGTTCCACCCCTCGTCGCTGGGCTACCGCCACGCGGCCCGCGCGCTGCTCCCGCGGCTGGTGGACGCGGTCACAGGGACTGGACAGTTGCCCCTCACAACGACATCGTGA
- a CDS encoding APC family permease, whose translation MSDKTGVTRTKDIETVLHQNDEAHAGQGLAKRLSAWDLMGFGIGIVIGTGIFTLTGTEAKNHAGPAIVISFAIAGVVSMLAALCYAELAAAVPTAGSSYTYAYTTIGEIFAWIIAWDLILEFALGAAVVARGWSGYLQQLFGLPQAFFGEENSVVNLGAVAIALVLGVVAAVGIRESKLVTNALVVIKVSVCVFVIAAGLFFVKAANLKPFVPPSQPGEDAGGLKQPLWQLLTGIQPASYGVAGVFVAAAVVFFAYSGFEAVANLGEETKEPAKDMPKGLIGTLVVCTVLYLGVCFVITGMVKYTGLSEGAPISDAFDQVGLGWASILINIAAIAGLSSVILVDIVAMGRIGFALCRDGLLPASVGRIHERFQTPLRITLATTAAVCLLGAFVPLATLAEMVSIGTLFAFLVVAIAVVVLRRTKPRMERPFRTPSVPWLPAASALSCLALMASLAVETWLRFLVWLALGLVIYFVYGRTHSRLAPGVSDREVTSRLGGDEVV comes from the coding sequence GTGAGCGACAAGACCGGGGTGACCCGCACCAAGGACATCGAGACCGTCCTGCACCAGAACGACGAGGCCCACGCCGGTCAGGGCCTCGCCAAGCGGCTGAGCGCCTGGGACCTGATGGGGTTCGGGATCGGCATCGTCATCGGCACCGGGATCTTCACCCTCACCGGCACGGAGGCCAAGAACCACGCGGGTCCCGCGATCGTCATCTCCTTCGCCATCGCCGGCGTCGTCAGCATGCTGGCGGCGCTGTGCTACGCCGAGCTGGCCGCAGCCGTGCCGACCGCGGGCAGCTCCTACACCTACGCCTACACGACCATCGGCGAGATCTTCGCCTGGATCATCGCCTGGGACCTGATCCTGGAGTTCGCGCTCGGCGCGGCCGTGGTGGCCCGCGGCTGGTCGGGCTACCTGCAGCAGCTGTTCGGGCTGCCCCAGGCGTTCTTCGGCGAGGAGAACTCCGTGGTCAACCTGGGGGCCGTGGCGATCGCGCTGGTCCTCGGCGTGGTCGCGGCCGTGGGCATCCGCGAGTCCAAGCTGGTCACCAACGCCCTGGTCGTGATCAAGGTCAGCGTCTGCGTCTTCGTCATCGCCGCGGGGCTGTTCTTCGTCAAGGCGGCCAACCTGAAGCCCTTCGTGCCCCCCAGCCAGCCCGGCGAGGACGCCGGCGGCCTCAAGCAGCCGCTGTGGCAGCTGCTCACCGGCATCCAGCCCGCGTCGTACGGCGTCGCGGGGGTGTTCGTGGCCGCCGCGGTCGTGTTCTTCGCCTACAGCGGCTTCGAGGCCGTGGCCAACCTCGGCGAGGAGACCAAGGAGCCGGCCAAGGACATGCCCAAGGGACTGATCGGCACGCTCGTGGTCTGCACGGTGCTCTACCTCGGGGTCTGCTTCGTCATCACCGGCATGGTGAAGTACACCGGCCTGTCCGAGGGGGCGCCGATCTCGGACGCCTTCGACCAGGTCGGGCTGGGCTGGGCGTCGATCCTCATCAACATCGCCGCCATCGCGGGCCTGAGCTCGGTGATCCTGGTCGACATCGTCGCCATGGGTCGCATCGGCTTCGCGCTGTGCCGCGACGGCCTGCTGCCCGCGTCGGTCGGCCGCATCCACGAGCGCTTCCAGACCCCGCTGCGGATCACGCTGGCGACCACGGCGGCCGTGTGCCTGCTGGGCGCGTTCGTCCCGCTGGCCACGCTGGCCGAGATGGTCTCGATCGGCACCCTGTTCGCCTTCCTGGTGGTCGCGATCGCGGTCGTGGTGCTGCGGCGCACCAAGCCCCGCATGGAGCGGCCCTTCCGCACGCCGTCGGTGCCGTGGCTGCCGGCCGCCTCCGCGCTGTCGTGCCTGGCCCTGATGGCCAGCCTCGCCGTCGAGACCTGGCTGCGGTTCCTGGTGTGGCTCGCGCTGGGCCTGGTCATCTACTTCGTCTACGGCCGCACCCACTCGCGGCTCGCACCCGGCGTCTCGGACCGCGAGGTCACCTCCCGGCTCGGCGGCGACGAGGTCGTCTGA
- the groL gene encoding chaperonin GroEL (60 kDa chaperone family; promotes refolding of misfolded polypeptides especially under stressful conditions; forms two stacked rings of heptamers to form a barrel-shaped 14mer; ends can be capped by GroES; misfolded proteins enter the barrel where they are refolded when GroES binds), with protein sequence MPKLIAFNEEARRGLERGMNTLADAVKVTLGPKGRNVVLEKKWGAPTITNDGVSIAKEIELEDPYEKIGAELVKEVAKKTDDVAGDGTTTATVLAQAMVREGLRNVAAGANPMALKRGIEKAVESVSAQLLGMAKDVETKEQIAATASISAADAIVGEAIAEAMDKVGKEGVITVEESNTFGLDLELTEGMRFDKGYISQYFMTDPERMEAVLDDPYILIANSKVSTVKDLLPLLEKIMQSGKPLLIIAEDIEGEALSTLVVNKIRGTFKSVAVKAPGFGDRRKAMMQDIAILTGGQVISEDVGLKLESTGIELLGQARKVVVTKDETTIVEGIGDADQIAGRVNQIRNEIDKSDSDYDREKLQERLAKLAGGVAVIKVGAATEVELKERKHRIEDAVRNAKAAVEEGIVAGGGVALVQASASAFEKLELVGDEATGANIVRLAAEAPLKQIAINAGLEGGVVAEKVRNLTPGHGLNAATGEYVDMIAEGIIDPAKVTRSALQNAASIAALFLTTEAVVADKPEKAAPMGGGDPSGGMGGMDF encoded by the coding sequence ATGCCGAAGCTGATTGCTTTCAACGAAGAGGCCCGCCGCGGTCTCGAGCGTGGGATGAACACCCTCGCCGACGCGGTCAAGGTCACGCTCGGCCCCAAGGGCCGCAACGTCGTCCTCGAGAAGAAGTGGGGAGCCCCCACGATCACCAACGACGGCGTGTCCATCGCCAAGGAGATCGAGCTCGAGGACCCCTACGAGAAGATCGGTGCCGAGCTCGTCAAGGAGGTCGCCAAGAAGACCGACGACGTCGCGGGCGACGGCACCACCACCGCCACCGTCCTGGCCCAGGCCATGGTCCGCGAGGGCCTGCGCAACGTCGCCGCTGGCGCCAACCCGATGGCGCTCAAGCGCGGCATCGAGAAGGCCGTCGAGTCCGTCTCCGCGCAGCTGCTCGGGATGGCCAAGGACGTCGAGACCAAGGAGCAGATCGCCGCGACCGCGTCGATCTCCGCCGCTGACGCCATCGTCGGCGAGGCCATCGCCGAGGCGATGGACAAGGTCGGCAAGGAAGGCGTCATCACGGTCGAGGAGTCCAACACCTTCGGGCTGGACCTCGAGCTGACCGAGGGGATGCGCTTCGACAAGGGCTACATCTCGCAGTACTTCATGACCGACCCGGAGCGGATGGAGGCCGTCCTCGACGACCCCTACATCCTCATCGCCAACTCCAAGGTCTCCACGGTCAAGGACCTGCTGCCGCTGCTCGAGAAGATCATGCAGTCGGGCAAGCCCCTGCTGATCATCGCCGAGGACATCGAGGGCGAGGCCCTCTCGACCCTGGTCGTCAACAAGATCCGCGGCACCTTCAAGTCGGTCGCCGTCAAGGCCCCCGGCTTCGGTGACCGTCGCAAGGCCATGATGCAGGACATCGCGATCCTCACCGGTGGCCAGGTCATCTCCGAGGACGTCGGCCTCAAGCTCGAGTCGACCGGCATCGAGCTGCTCGGCCAGGCCCGCAAGGTCGTCGTCACCAAGGACGAGACCACCATCGTCGAGGGCATCGGCGACGCCGACCAGATCGCCGGTCGCGTCAACCAGATCCGCAACGAGATCGACAAGAGCGACTCCGACTACGACCGCGAGAAGCTGCAGGAGCGCCTGGCCAAGCTGGCCGGCGGTGTCGCGGTCATCAAGGTCGGCGCGGCCACCGAGGTCGAGCTCAAGGAGCGCAAGCACCGGATCGAGGACGCCGTCCGCAACGCCAAGGCGGCCGTCGAGGAGGGCATCGTCGCCGGCGGTGGCGTGGCGCTCGTCCAGGCCTCCGCCTCGGCGTTCGAGAAGCTCGAGCTGGTCGGCGACGAGGCCACGGGTGCCAACATCGTGCGCCTCGCGGCCGAGGCCCCGCTCAAGCAGATCGCCATCAACGCCGGCCTCGAGGGCGGCGTCGTGGCGGAGAAGGTGCGCAACCTGACCCCGGGTCACGGCCTCAACGCCGCGACCGGCGAGTACGTCGACATGATCGCCGAGGGCATCATCGACCCCGCCAAGGTCACGCGTTCCGCGCTGCAGAACGCCGCGTCGATCGCCGCGCTGTTCCTCACCACCGAGGCCGTCGTGGCCGACAAGCCGGAGAAGGCCGCCCCCATGGGTGGTGGCGACCCGTCCGGCGGCATGGGCGGCATGGACTTCTGA